A stretch of Bradyrhizobium sp. AZCC 2262 DNA encodes these proteins:
- a CDS encoding TetR family transcriptional regulator: MASQLNTSVPTRPPGGKNSTAEKLLVAASELMIERASIEVSLSDIAQKSGVNAALVKYHFGNKDGLLLALLARDAATEMSQLEYLISQPISPTAKLKLHIGGIIRAYYQFPYMNRLIHYLLHESSTEAADEVSKFFVAPLLEFQRRLLAEGIKAGEFRNIDPVMFYTSLVGACDHLFFGRHAMSRATGVGPVTDEVCRQYIKHMEALICGGMLNGRIANRE, from the coding sequence ATGGCATCGCAGTTGAATACCAGCGTACCGACCAGGCCTCCGGGCGGTAAAAACAGCACCGCCGAGAAGCTGCTTGTCGCGGCGAGCGAACTGATGATCGAGCGCGCCTCGATCGAAGTGTCGCTGTCCGACATCGCGCAAAAGTCGGGCGTCAACGCTGCGCTGGTGAAATACCATTTCGGCAACAAGGACGGGCTGTTGCTGGCGTTGCTGGCGCGCGACGCCGCGACCGAGATGTCGCAGCTAGAATATCTGATCAGCCAGCCGATCTCGCCGACCGCGAAACTCAAGCTGCATATCGGCGGCATCATCCGCGCCTATTACCAGTTCCCCTATATGAACCGGCTGATCCATTACTTGCTGCATGAAAGCAGCACGGAAGCGGCCGACGAGGTGTCGAAGTTTTTCGTGGCGCCGCTTTTGGAGTTCCAGCGGCGGTTGCTCGCGGAGGGCATCAAGGCGGGCGAGTTCCGCAACATCGATCCCGTGATGTTCTACACCAGCCTGGTCGGCGCCTGCGATCACCTGTTCTTTGGCCGCCACGCAATGTCGCGCGCGACAGGGGTCGGTCCCGTCACCGATGAAGTCTGCCGTCAGTACATCAAGCACATGGAAGCGCTGATCTGCGGCGGAATGTTGAATGGGCGAATAGCGAATAGGGAGTAG
- a CDS encoding SDR family NAD(P)-dependent oxidoreductase, with protein sequence MQLQDVAVLITGGGSGLGAATARAMAAKGAKIGVIDQNKENAEKVAAEVKGVALHADVTDEEAIKAAIAKAEAAHGIARVLMNCAGIGGSQRTVGKDGVYPLAKFVRIINVNLIGTFNVLRLFAERLATAPPIGEERGVAINTASVAAYEGQIGQIAYSASKGGVVGLTLPAARDLASLKIRVNTIAPGLFLTPLLMGLNEEARKSLGAQVPHPARLGDASEYGNLAVHIVENPMLNGETIRLDGAIRMAPR encoded by the coding sequence ATGCAGTTGCAAGACGTAGCCGTTCTCATTACCGGCGGTGGCTCCGGCCTCGGCGCCGCGACCGCCCGCGCCATGGCCGCCAAGGGCGCGAAAATCGGCGTCATCGACCAGAACAAGGAAAACGCCGAAAAGGTCGCCGCGGAAGTAAAGGGCGTCGCCCTTCACGCCGACGTGACCGACGAAGAAGCGATCAAGGCGGCGATTGCGAAAGCCGAAGCCGCCCACGGCATCGCGCGCGTGCTGATGAACTGCGCCGGCATCGGCGGCTCGCAGCGCACCGTCGGCAAGGACGGTGTCTATCCGCTGGCGAAGTTTGTCCGCATCATCAATGTCAATCTGATCGGCACTTTCAACGTGCTGCGTCTGTTCGCAGAAAGGCTCGCCACCGCGCCGCCGATCGGCGAGGAGCGCGGCGTTGCCATCAACACCGCCTCGGTCGCGGCCTATGAAGGCCAGATCGGCCAGATCGCCTATTCGGCATCGAAGGGCGGCGTCGTCGGCCTCACGCTGCCGGCCGCGCGCGACCTCGCCAGCCTCAAGATCCGCGTCAACACCATCGCGCCGGGCCTGTTCCTGACGCCGCTGCTGATGGGCCTCAACGAAGAGGCCCGCAAGAGCCTCGGTGCGCAGGTACCGCATCCGGCCCGCCTCGGCGATGCCTCCGAGTACGGCAACCTCGCGGTTCACATCGTCGAGAACCCGATGCTCAACGGCGAGACCATCCGTCTCGACGGCGCCATCCGCATGGCGCCGCGGTAG